One window from the genome of Trabulsiella odontotermitis encodes:
- the mtfA gene encoding DgsA anti-repressor MtfA, whose product MIKWPWKAHDTSPNPQINWEQALAIPVLANLSDDEQMKLVHLADRFLQQKRLVVLQGLELTAEQHARIALLFCLPVLELGLEWLDGFHEILIYPAPFVVDDEWEDDIGLVHNQRVVQSGQSWQQGPIVLNWLDIQDSFDASGFNLIVHEVAHKLDTRNGDRASGVPLIPLREVAGWEHDLHAAMNNIQDEIDMVGESAASIDAYAASDPAECFAVLSEYFFSAPEFFAPRFPALWQRFCQFYQQDPLARLRENGVSIDDNSPVVH is encoded by the coding sequence ATGATTAAGTGGCCCTGGAAAGCACATGACACAAGCCCCAATCCCCAGATCAACTGGGAGCAGGCGCTGGCTATTCCTGTTTTAGCGAACCTTTCGGATGATGAGCAGATGAAGCTGGTTCATCTTGCTGACCGTTTTTTACAGCAAAAGCGGCTGGTTGTCCTGCAAGGGCTGGAACTCACTGCGGAGCAACATGCCCGCATTGCGCTGCTGTTCTGCTTACCGGTACTTGAGCTGGGCCTCGAATGGCTGGATGGTTTTCATGAAATCCTCATCTACCCCGCCCCCTTCGTGGTGGATGATGAGTGGGAAGACGACATCGGACTGGTACACAATCAGCGGGTCGTGCAGTCAGGGCAAAGCTGGCAGCAGGGGCCGATTGTGCTGAACTGGCTTGATATTCAGGACTCCTTCGACGCCTCCGGTTTTAACCTGATCGTTCATGAAGTGGCGCATAAGCTCGACACCCGTAACGGTGATCGCGCCAGCGGCGTGCCGCTGATCCCGCTGCGCGAAGTGGCCGGGTGGGAACATGACCTGCACGCAGCAATGAACAACATTCAGGATGAAATCGACATGGTTGGCGAAAGCGCCGCCAGCATTGATGCCTACGCAGCGAGCGATCCGGCGGAATGTTTTGCCGTGCTGTCAGAATACTTTTTTAGCGCCCCTGAGTTCTTTGCGCCCCGCTTCCCGGCGCTGTGGCAGCGTTTCTGCCAGTTTTATCAGCAGGATCCGCTGGCGCGTTTACGCGAAAATGGCGTGAGTATCGATGATAACTCGCCGGTAGTTCACTAA
- the cbl gene encoding HTH-type transcriptional regulator Cbl, whose product MNFQQLKIIREAARQDYNLTEVANMLYTSQSGVSRHIRELEEELGIEIFIRRGKRLLGMTEPGKALLVIAERILNEASNVRRLADLFTNDATGVLTIATTHTQARYSLPPVIKAFRELYSDVRLELIQGTPQEIDALLHNGGADIGIASERLSNDPTLAAFPWFRWYHSLLVPKNHPLTQISPLTLDDIARWPLITYRQGITGRSRIDEAFNRRGLVPDIVLSAQDSDVIKTYVELGLGIGLVAEQSGDHQESDTLTRLETRHLFDANTVWLGLKRGQLQRNYVWRFIELCNAGLSLEEIKQQAMEPEETAIDYQI is encoded by the coding sequence GTGAATTTCCAGCAACTTAAAATAATCCGCGAGGCAGCGCGGCAGGATTACAACCTGACAGAAGTCGCCAACATGCTTTACACGTCGCAATCCGGCGTGAGCCGCCATATCCGCGAGCTGGAAGAAGAACTGGGGATTGAGATTTTCATCCGCCGCGGTAAGCGACTACTGGGGATGACGGAGCCTGGCAAAGCATTATTGGTCATTGCTGAGCGTATTCTGAATGAGGCGAGCAACGTCCGTCGTCTCGCCGATCTGTTCACCAATGATGCGACAGGCGTGCTGACTATCGCGACCACGCACACCCAGGCGCGTTACAGCCTGCCCCCCGTCATTAAGGCGTTTCGCGAATTGTACAGCGACGTGCGCCTGGAGCTGATTCAGGGCACGCCGCAGGAAATCGATGCGCTGCTGCATAATGGCGGGGCGGATATCGGTATTGCCAGCGAGCGGTTGAGTAATGACCCAACCCTCGCTGCGTTCCCGTGGTTTCGTTGGTATCACAGCCTGCTGGTGCCGAAAAATCATCCGCTGACCCAGATCTCGCCGTTGACGCTTGATGATATCGCCCGCTGGCCGCTGATCACCTATCGTCAGGGGATCACTGGTCGCTCGCGCATTGATGAAGCCTTTAACCGTCGGGGACTGGTGCCGGACATTGTGCTCAGCGCCCAGGATTCGGATGTCATCAAAACGTACGTCGAATTAGGGCTGGGCATTGGGCTGGTGGCGGAACAGTCAGGCGATCATCAGGAATCCGACACGCTCACGCGTCTGGAAACCCGTCATCTTTTTGATGCAAATACGGTCTGGCTGGGGTTAAAACGCGGTCAGTTACAACGTAACTACGTCTGGCGGTTTATTGAATTGTGTAATGCCGGGTTGTCGCTTGAAGAGATCAAGCAGCAGGCGATGGAGCCGGAAGAGACGGCTATCGATTACCAGATCTAG
- the nac gene encoding nitrogen assimilation transcriptional regulator NAC, with protein MNLRRLKYFVKIVDIGSLTQAAEVLHIAQPALSQQVATLEGELDQQLLIRTKRGVTPTEAGKILYTHARTILRQCEQAHMAVSHVGQTLSGQVSIGLAPGTAASSVTMPLLQTVRNELPNVLVYLHENSGAILNDKLLSGQLDMAVLYDRAPVAGINSQPLLKEELYVVGTRDCPGQGVDLALVAEMNLFLPRDYSAVRARVDEAFSLRRLTAKIVGEIDSISTLTAAIASGMGVTVLPESAASSLCSAANGWMARISAPSMSLPLSLNVSARGSLSPQAQAVKEILMSLVSRPTLENRELQLVS; from the coding sequence ATGAATTTAAGACGACTGAAGTACTTCGTGAAAATCGTCGACATCGGTAGCCTGACGCAGGCCGCAGAAGTGCTGCACATCGCGCAACCGGCGCTGAGTCAGCAGGTGGCTACTCTGGAAGGGGAACTGGATCAGCAACTGTTGATCCGCACCAAGCGGGGTGTCACGCCAACCGAGGCCGGGAAAATTTTGTACACCCACGCGCGGACGATTTTGCGTCAGTGCGAGCAGGCGCATATGGCAGTGAGCCATGTTGGTCAGACGCTGAGCGGGCAGGTTTCCATTGGGCTCGCACCGGGAACGGCGGCATCATCCGTCACCATGCCGTTATTGCAGACCGTGCGCAATGAACTGCCGAACGTGCTGGTTTATCTGCATGAAAACAGCGGCGCGATTCTGAACGACAAACTCCTGAGCGGCCAGCTCGATATGGCGGTGCTGTATGACCGCGCGCCGGTTGCCGGGATCAACAGCCAACCGCTGCTCAAAGAAGAACTCTACGTTGTCGGCACACGCGATTGTCCGGGGCAGGGGGTTGACCTGGCGCTGGTGGCTGAAATGAATCTCTTCTTGCCGCGCGATTACAGTGCGGTGCGGGCGCGGGTGGATGAAGCGTTCTCGCTGCGCCGTCTGACGGCGAAAATCGTCGGGGAAATTGACTCTATCTCCACGCTGACCGCGGCTATCGCCAGCGGAATGGGCGTGACCGTACTGCCTGAATCGGCGGCAAGCTCGCTGTGCAGCGCCGCTAACGGCTGGATGGCGCGCATCTCTGCACCGTCAATGAGCCTGCCGCTGTCGCTGAACGTGTCCGCACGCGGTTCGCTATCACCACAGGCGCAGGCGGTGAAAGAGATTTTGATGTCGCTGGTGAGTCGCCCGACGCTCGAAAACCGGGAATTGCAGTTGGTCAGCTAA
- a CDS encoding GlxA family transcriptional regulator gives MINSAERTVVAEIGLLIYPDCQLAAVYGLTDMFRIAADWAESISGESRLRAIRVSHWQVKPDDETVECVWDSHPDEPHRLSHVIAPPGLVVPSKMVSMAVPAHWMNTLYHEGVTLCSVCAGAFVLAETGLIDHRRATTHWAFAQALAERFPAVEVAAENMVIDDGDIITAGGILAWTDLGLTLIEKLLGTGTMLATARFLLIDPPRREQSTYAAFIPDFEHGDGEILRVQHRLHASYADQQSIEEMAALAGMTPRTFLRRFQKATRIRPTEYVQQVRIMKARDALELTGRSVDHIAWEVGYADPSAFRKIFRKITGVTPGQYRQRFGIT, from the coding sequence ATGATAAATTCTGCTGAACGAACGGTAGTGGCGGAGATCGGCCTGCTGATTTACCCCGACTGCCAGCTTGCGGCGGTGTATGGGCTGACAGATATGTTCAGGATCGCCGCTGACTGGGCGGAGAGCATCTCTGGTGAGTCGCGTCTGCGGGCGATCCGGGTGTCACACTGGCAGGTAAAACCTGATGACGAGACGGTGGAGTGCGTCTGGGACAGCCACCCGGATGAACCCCATCGTCTGAGTCATGTGATTGCGCCGCCGGGGCTGGTGGTTCCCTCGAAAATGGTATCGATGGCGGTACCGGCTCACTGGATGAACACGCTTTATCACGAGGGCGTTACATTGTGTTCGGTCTGCGCGGGGGCGTTCGTGCTGGCGGAAACCGGGCTTATCGATCATCGCCGTGCGACAACGCACTGGGCCTTCGCGCAGGCGTTAGCGGAGCGTTTTCCGGCGGTGGAGGTGGCGGCGGAAAATATGGTGATCGACGATGGCGATATTATTACGGCGGGCGGTATCCTGGCCTGGACTGATCTCGGTCTGACGCTTATTGAAAAATTGCTGGGAACCGGAACCATGCTGGCCACGGCCCGTTTTTTACTTATCGATCCACCCCGCCGGGAACAAAGCACCTATGCGGCCTTTATCCCGGATTTCGAACATGGCGATGGTGAGATCCTGCGTGTTCAGCACCGGCTTCATGCCAGCTATGCTGATCAGCAAAGCATTGAAGAGATGGCCGCCCTGGCTGGCATGACGCCACGAACCTTTCTGCGCCGTTTTCAGAAAGCGACGAGGATCCGGCCAACGGAATATGTGCAGCAGGTCAGAATCATGAAAGCCAGGGATGCACTGGAACTGACGGGACGTTCTGTCGATCATATTGCCTGGGAAGTGGGGTATGCCGACCCGTCCGCCTTTCGCAAGATTTTTCGCAAAATCACGGGCGTGACGCCGGGGCAGTACCGCCAGCGTTTTGGCATCACATAA
- a CDS encoding alpha/beta fold hydrolase has product MSNGIITTKDGTRIFYKDWGPKNAQPVVFHHGWPLSADDWDSQMLFFLSHGYRVIAHDRRGHGRSDQTDTGNEMNTYAADVAELVRVLDLKNAVHIGHSTGGGEVARYVARAEKGRVAKAVLMGAVPPIMLKTTANPEGLPMSVFDGFRTALANNRAQFFIDVPSGPFYGFNRPGAKVIKGLIDNWWRQGMAGGAKAQYDCIAAFSETDFTDDLKAITVPVLVMHGEDDQVVPIDDSAHKAITLLKQGTLKTYPGLSHGMFATHPDTINPDLLAFIRA; this is encoded by the coding sequence ATGAGCAACGGCATCATCACCACCAAAGACGGCACCCGGATTTTTTACAAAGACTGGGGTCCGAAGAACGCGCAACCTGTCGTGTTTCACCACGGCTGGCCGTTAAGCGCTGACGACTGGGACAGCCAGATGTTGTTCTTTTTATCCCACGGTTATCGCGTGATTGCCCATGACCGTCGTGGTCACGGCCGTTCCGACCAGACCGATACTGGCAACGAGATGAACACCTATGCCGCAGACGTTGCCGAACTTGTCCGCGTGCTGGATCTGAAAAACGCCGTGCATATCGGTCATTCCACTGGCGGCGGTGAAGTGGCGCGCTATGTCGCCCGCGCCGAAAAAGGCCGTGTGGCGAAAGCGGTACTGATGGGCGCTGTGCCGCCGATCATGCTCAAAACCACGGCGAACCCGGAAGGACTGCCGATGTCGGTATTCGACGGTTTCCGTACTGCACTGGCGAATAATCGCGCGCAGTTCTTTATCGACGTGCCGTCAGGCCCGTTCTATGGCTTCAACCGTCCAGGCGCGAAAGTCATTAAGGGTCTGATCGACAACTGGTGGCGTCAGGGCATGGCCGGGGGAGCCAAAGCACAATATGACTGTATCGCCGCGTTTTCTGAAACCGACTTTACCGACGATTTAAAAGCCATCACGGTGCCGGTTCTGGTGATGCACGGCGAAGACGATCAGGTCGTACCGATTGACGACTCCGCCCACAAGGCCATCACACTGCTGAAACAGGGCACGCTGAAAACCTACCCGGGCCTGTCACACGGGATGTTCGCCACGCACCCAGACACCATCAACCCGGACTTGCTGGCGTTTATCAGGGCGTGA
- a CDS encoding AMP nucleosidase: MNTTGHGLTPEQALTQLEALYEESVGALRSAIGEYIRDHTLPDTEARARGLFVYPELSVSWNGTAPDAPKTRAYARFTHAGCYTTTITHPALFRSYLLEQLTLLYENYGAHISVARSQHEIPYPYVIDGSTLTLDRSMSAGLTRHFPTTELSQIGDETADGLFHPGEFYPLSHFDARRVDFSLARLRHYTGTPVEHFQPFVLFTNYTRYVDEFVRWGCSQILDPESPYIALSCAGGIWITAETDAPEQAISDLAWKKHQMPAWHLITKDGQGITLINIGVGPANAKNICDHLAVLRPDVWLMIGHCGGLRESQDIGDYVLAHAYLRDDHVLDAVLPPDIPIPSIAEVQRALYDATKQVSGMPGEEVKQRLRTGTVVTTDDRNWELRYSASALRFNLSRAIAIDMESATIAAQGYRFRVPYGTLLCVSDKPLHGEIKLPGQANRFYEGAISEHLQIGIRAIDLLRAEGERLHSRKLRTFNEPPFR, from the coding sequence ATGAACACTACAGGTCATGGGCTGACGCCGGAGCAGGCGCTGACGCAGCTTGAAGCACTGTATGAAGAGTCAGTCGGTGCACTGCGCAGCGCGATTGGTGAGTACATTCGTGACCATACGCTGCCGGATACCGAGGCCCGCGCCAGAGGGTTGTTTGTGTACCCTGAGCTGTCGGTTTCCTGGAACGGGACCGCGCCGGACGCGCCGAAAACCCGTGCCTACGCCCGCTTTACACACGCGGGCTGCTACACCACCACCATTACGCATCCTGCACTGTTTCGCAGCTATTTGCTGGAACAACTGACGCTGCTGTATGAAAACTACGGCGCACACATTTCTGTTGCCCGCTCGCAGCATGAAATCCCCTATCCTTACGTAATAGATGGCTCGACGCTGACGCTGGATCGCTCAATGAGCGCCGGGCTGACCCGCCACTTCCCGACCACCGAGTTGTCGCAGATTGGCGATGAAACCGCAGATGGCCTGTTCCATCCTGGCGAGTTTTATCCGCTGTCGCATTTTGACGCCCGCCGGGTTGATTTCTCGCTCGCACGCTTGCGCCACTACACCGGTACGCCGGTCGAACATTTCCAGCCGTTTGTGTTGTTCACCAACTACACACGCTATGTTGATGAGTTTGTCCGCTGGGGATGCAGCCAGATCCTCGACCCGGAAAGCCCGTACATCGCCCTTTCCTGTGCGGGCGGGATCTGGATCACCGCGGAGACCGACGCGCCGGAACAGGCGATTTCTGATCTGGCCTGGAAAAAACATCAGATGCCCGCCTGGCACCTGATCACCAAAGACGGTCAGGGCATCACGTTGATTAACATTGGCGTCGGCCCGGCCAACGCGAAAAACATCTGCGACCACCTGGCGGTGCTGCGCCCGGACGTCTGGCTGATGATTGGTCACTGCGGCGGCCTGCGCGAAAGCCAGGACATTGGCGATTATGTGCTCGCCCACGCTTACCTGCGCGACGATCATGTGCTGGATGCCGTGCTGCCGCCGGATATTCCTATTCCGAGCATTGCGGAAGTGCAGCGTGCATTGTATGACGCGACCAAGCAGGTCAGTGGCATGCCGGGCGAAGAGGTGAAACAACGCCTGCGCACCGGTACGGTCGTCACTACCGATGACCGCAACTGGGAGCTGCGCTATTCCGCGTCGGCACTGCGTTTTAACCTCAGCCGGGCGATCGCTATCGATATGGAAAGCGCCACCATCGCCGCACAGGGTTATCGCTTCCGTGTGCCGTATGGCACGCTGCTGTGCGTTTCTGACAAACCGCTGCATGGCGAAATCAAACTGCCGGGGCAGGCAAACCGGTTCTATGAAGGGGCGATTTCTGAACACTTGCAGATTGGCATCCGCGCGATTGACCTGCTGCGTGCCGAGGGCGAACGCCTGCATTCTCGCAAGCTGCGTACTTTCAACGAACCTCCGTTCCGTTAA
- a CDS encoding aminopeptidase P family protein codes for MTTTSPLNALRNMLQAQNLDGMFVPRADPFQSEYAAPHDDKLAWLTGFTGSAGHALVLRDRAIIFVDGRYQVQVRQEVDLNEWEIRHLHDDPLAEVMDTELPVGSRIAFEPLLMVNSQYESLRATHCKMVALTEDPFNTIWTDRPAAPRGRIREMPVEVSGESSASKRERIAALLAEKGVDYLAISQPDNIAWLLNVRGADIAMSPVVLSFALLSHSGELEWFVDSEKTTQLPSALLESVNLSPMEAFIPRCQQVAIGKRVTLDSDYSPVAARFAVEKHGGEVVWQPDPITFIKAKKNPVELEGYRDSHRKDGAAWVNFLAWLAHEVPAREAAGNPLTELEAQAQQLLFRQQQDGFIEQSFGTISASASNAAMCHYHSSEATNAAITSKNFYLNDSGGQYSNGTTDATRTLAFGQQGPQQRLHYTAVLKGFLSLITLQFPQGSHGHQLDAFARRPLWELGLDFDHGTGHGVGHQLMIHEGPQRIAKKVNPWPLTAGNIMTIEPGYYLADQYGIRIENQVEIVDAQPGFCRFASLTLVPIDLSQVDWNLLNDQDVEWIDNYHQLVRETLSPLVNSDARPWLFEVTAPVRVQVN; via the coding sequence ATGACAACGACATCGCCTCTCAATGCCCTGCGTAACATGCTGCAGGCGCAAAATCTGGACGGTATGTTTGTGCCCCGCGCCGACCCGTTCCAGAGCGAGTACGCCGCGCCTCACGATGACAAACTGGCGTGGCTGACCGGGTTTACCGGCTCGGCCGGGCATGCGCTGGTACTGCGTGACCGGGCGATTATTTTCGTCGACGGGCGCTATCAGGTGCAGGTGCGTCAAGAAGTGGATTTGAACGAGTGGGAAATCCGCCATCTGCATGACGATCCGCTGGCGGAGGTGATGGACACCGAACTGCCTGTCGGGAGCCGCATCGCCTTCGAACCGCTGCTGATGGTCAACAGCCAGTACGAAAGTCTGCGGGCCACCCATTGCAAAATGGTGGCGCTAACGGAAGATCCGTTTAATACCATCTGGACTGACCGCCCTGCCGCGCCGCGCGGCAGGATCCGCGAAATGCCGGTCGAAGTGAGCGGTGAAAGCAGCGCCAGCAAGCGCGAGCGCATCGCTGCGTTGCTGGCGGAAAAAGGCGTCGATTATCTGGCGATTTCCCAGCCGGATAACATCGCCTGGCTGCTCAACGTGCGCGGTGCGGACATCGCCATGAGCCCGGTCGTGTTGTCGTTTGCCCTGCTGAGTCATTCCGGCGAGCTGGAATGGTTTGTCGATAGTGAAAAAACCACGCAACTGCCATCGGCCTTGCTTGAATCCGTCAATCTTTCGCCGATGGAAGCGTTTATTCCCCGTTGCCAGCAGGTTGCCATTGGCAAACGCGTAACGCTCGACAGTGATTATTCGCCGGTTGCCGCCCGCTTTGCGGTGGAAAAACATGGCGGCGAAGTGGTCTGGCAGCCGGATCCGATCACCTTTATCAAGGCGAAGAAAAATCCTGTCGAGCTGGAAGGTTACCGCGACAGCCACCGTAAAGATGGCGCGGCGTGGGTAAATTTCCTCGCCTGGCTGGCGCATGAAGTTCCGGCGCGGGAAGCGGCAGGCAACCCGCTCACCGAGCTGGAGGCACAGGCGCAGCAACTGCTGTTTCGTCAGCAACAGGATGGTTTTATCGAGCAGAGTTTCGGGACTATTTCCGCCTCGGCCAGTAACGCGGCGATGTGTCATTACCACTCCAGCGAAGCGACCAACGCCGCGATCACCAGCAAAAACTTTTACCTCAACGACTCTGGCGGCCAGTACAGCAACGGCACCACTGATGCCACGCGCACGCTGGCGTTTGGTCAACAGGGCCCGCAGCAGCGCCTGCACTACACTGCCGTGCTGAAGGGGTTTTTATCGCTGATCACGCTGCAATTCCCGCAGGGTTCGCACGGGCATCAGCTTGACGCCTTTGCCCGCCGCCCGCTGTGGGAACTGGGGCTCGATTTTGATCACGGTACCGGCCACGGCGTAGGGCATCAGTTGATGATCCACGAAGGGCCGCAACGCATCGCCAAAAAGGTCAACCCATGGCCGCTGACGGCGGGCAACATCATGACCATCGAGCCCGGTTACTATCTGGCTGATCAGTACGGCATTCGTATTGAAAATCAGGTGGAAATTGTCGATGCGCAGCCCGGCTTCTGCCGTTTTGCTTCTTTGACGCTGGTACCGATTGATTTAAGCCAGGTGGACTGGAATCTGCTCAATGATCAGGATGTTGAGTGGATCGACAACTACCACCAGCTCGTCCGCGAAACTCTGTCGCCCCTGGTGAACAGTGACGCCCGTCCGTGGCTGTTTGAGGTGACGGCGCCAGTGCGGGTACAGGTAAACTAA
- a CDS encoding bifunctional helix-turn-helix transcriptional regulator/GNAT family N-acetyltransferase yields MTAESPLVEEIRTSSRLMVRELGFMRHTLAATAYSPSVVHTLLEVEARGAMTAAQLVQLLGLEKSSVSRMLAKLVKDGELQVTPSTEDARIKQLSLTEQGRETVRKINHYGNEQVIAALGKMDACQQHVVSQGLRCYASALKACRDHTDLNGQGGINIVSGYQPGMIGRITEMHGRYYAREHNFGCFFESKVAAGLADFSGRLDKARNQIWLAVQYGRIVGSVAIDGEDLGNNEAHLRWFILDDGCRGSGVGRKLMAEAMNFCNEQGFSAVQLWTFNKLTAARRLYESFGFTLTKEWQGDQWGSLMTEQQFTRNIRRVS; encoded by the coding sequence ATGACAGCCGAATCGCCACTGGTTGAAGAAATTCGCACATCATCGCGTCTGATGGTTCGGGAACTCGGCTTCATGCGCCACACGCTGGCGGCAACGGCGTATTCTCCTTCCGTTGTGCATACGTTGCTTGAAGTGGAAGCCCGGGGGGCAATGACCGCGGCTCAACTGGTACAGCTTCTGGGGCTTGAGAAGTCCAGTGTCAGTCGCATGCTGGCAAAACTGGTTAAAGACGGTGAACTGCAAGTCACTCCGTCTACAGAGGATGCAAGGATTAAGCAGCTTAGTCTGACGGAGCAGGGCAGAGAAACGGTGCGGAAAATTAACCATTACGGTAATGAGCAGGTCATTGCTGCACTGGGAAAAATGGACGCTTGTCAGCAGCACGTCGTCTCACAAGGTCTTCGTTGCTATGCCAGCGCCCTGAAAGCCTGCCGTGATCACACCGACCTGAACGGGCAGGGCGGCATCAATATTGTCTCAGGTTATCAGCCAGGAATGATTGGCCGCATCACGGAAATGCATGGCCGTTATTACGCCAGAGAGCACAACTTTGGCTGTTTTTTTGAAAGTAAGGTCGCCGCAGGGCTGGCTGACTTTTCGGGCCGTCTGGATAAGGCGCGCAATCAAATCTGGCTGGCTGTGCAGTACGGGCGCATCGTCGGCTCTGTCGCCATTGACGGTGAAGATCTGGGAAACAATGAGGCGCACTTGCGCTGGTTCATCCTCGACGATGGTTGCCGTGGCAGTGGTGTGGGCAGAAAGCTGATGGCAGAAGCGATGAATTTTTGTAATGAACAGGGATTCTCTGCGGTTCAGTTATGGACGTTTAATAAACTGACGGCCGCGAGGCGTCTGTACGAATCCTTCGGTTTTACACTGACGAAAGAATGGCAGGGCGACCAGTGGGGAAGCCTCATGACAGAACAACAATTCACCCGCAACATCCGGCGGGTTAGCTGA
- a CDS encoding IS3-like element ISSen4 family transposase (programmed frameshift), with amino-acid sequence MKKRFSDEQIISILREAEAGVPARELCRKHAISDATFYTWRKKYGGMEVPEVKRLKSLEEENARLKKLLAEAMLDKEALQVALGRKLLTTDQKREAVMLMCDATGLSQRRACRLTGLSLSTCRYEAHRPAADAHLSGRITELALERRRFGYRRIWQLLRREGLHVNHKRVYRLYHLSGLGVKRRRRRKGLATERLPLLRPAAPNLTWSMDFVMDALSTGRRIKCLTCVDDFTKECLTVTVAFGISGVQVTRILDSIALFRGYPATIRTDQGPEFTCRALDQWAFEHGVELRLIQPGKPTQNGFIESFNGRFRDECLNEHWFSDIVHARKIINDWRQDYNECRPHSTLNYQTPSEFAAGWRKGHSENEDSGVTN; translated from the exons ATGAAGAAGCGTTTTTCCGACGAACAGATCATCAGTATTCTCCGCGAAGCCGAAGCTGGGGTACCCGCCCGTGAACTCTGCCGCAAGCATGCCATTTCCGATGCCACGTTTTACACCTGGCGTAAGAAGTATGGCGGTATGGAGGTGCCTGAAGTTAAGCGCCTGAAGTCGCTTGAGGAAGAGAACGCCAGACTCAAGAAGCTGCTTGCCGAAGCCATGCTGGATAAAGAGGCGCTTCAGGTGGCTCTTGGGCGAAAGT TACTGACGACAGACCAGAAGCGGGAAGCCGTGATGTTGATGTGTGATGCGACCGGTCTGTCGCAACGTCGTGCCTGCAGGCTTACAGGTTTATCCCTGTCGACCTGCCGCTATGAGGCTCACCGTCCGGCTGCTGATGCGCATTTATCAGGGCGCATCACTGAGCTGGCACTGGAGCGCAGGCGTTTTGGCTACCGTCGTATTTGGCAGTTGCTGCGCCGTGAAGGGCTTCATGTTAATCATAAGCGCGTGTACCGGCTTTATCACCTCAGTGGCCTGGGCGTAAAACGCAGAAGACGTCGTAAAGGGCTGGCAACAGAACGTCTGCCGCTGCTCCGTCCGGCGGCGCCCAATCTGACCTGGTCGATGGATTTCGTCATGGACGCACTTTCCACCGGTCGCAGGATCAAGTGTCTTACCTGCGTCGATGATTTCACAAAGGAATGCCTGACGGTCACTGTTGCCTTTGGGATTTCAGGCGTTCAGGTCACGCGTATTCTGGACAGCATTGCACTGTTTCGAGGCTATCCGGCGACGATAAGAACTGACCAGGGGCCGGAGTTCACTTGCCGTGCACTGGATCAATGGGCCTTTGAGCATGGTGTTGAGTTGCGCTTAATCCAGCCGGGCAAGCCAACGCAGAACGGATTTATTGAGAGCTTTAACGGACGATTTCGCGATGAATGTTTGAATGAGCACTGGTTCAGCGATATCGTTCATGCCAGGAAAATTATTAATGACTGGCGGCAGGATTATAACGAATGCCGCCCGCACTCCACGCTGAATTATCAGACACCGTCTGAATTTGCAGCGGGCTGGAGAAAGGGTCATTCTGAGAATGAAGATTCCGGCGTTACTAACTGA
- a CDS encoding SDR family NAD(P)-dependent oxidoreductase → MGSLDDKVAVITGGNSGIGLAIARLFVAQGARVIIVGRRDEAVKETVALLGDKASGVVGDISDITTHERVAALGRDKFGEIDIYVANAGVINIQPADKVGAEEYDQQFATNTRGVFFGVQKIQPVMREGGSIVLISSIASDKVLPGHTVYAGTKSAIEAFARSWAVEFSARKIRVNTLSPGPTQTPILTKLGIDAETEQQFAGMIPLGRMGHAQDLANAALFLSSEASQFITGTTLKVDGGMSLT, encoded by the coding sequence ATGGGAAGCTTAGACGATAAAGTTGCTGTCATTACAGGCGGCAATAGCGGTATTGGGCTGGCAATCGCCAGGTTGTTCGTTGCTCAGGGAGCTCGGGTGATCATCGTTGGGCGCCGGGACGAGGCAGTAAAAGAAACGGTAGCTCTGTTAGGCGATAAGGCATCAGGTGTGGTTGGCGATATCAGTGACATAACGACACATGAGCGCGTTGCTGCGCTTGGCAGGGATAAATTCGGTGAAATTGATATTTACGTGGCGAACGCAGGAGTGATCAATATTCAACCTGCCGATAAGGTGGGTGCTGAAGAGTACGATCAGCAGTTTGCAACCAACACCCGTGGCGTGTTCTTTGGCGTACAAAAAATCCAGCCAGTGATGCGTGAAGGTGGCTCAATAGTGCTGATAAGTTCGATAGCGTCTGACAAAGTCTTGCCAGGGCATACAGTGTATGCCGGGACAAAGTCAGCAATAGAGGCTTTCGCACGTAGCTGGGCCGTAGAATTCAGCGCCAGAAAAATCCGGGTGAATACTCTCAGCCCCGGACCAACGCAAACCCCAATATTAACTAAGCTCGGGATTGACGCTGAGACGGAACAACAATTTGCCGGGATGATCCCCCTGGGCCGAATGGGACATGCTCAGGACCTGGCGAATGCGGCACTTTTTCTTTCGTCAGAGGCGAGTCAGTTTATCACCGGTACCACACTGAAGGTCGACGGTGGAATGTCGTTGACTTGA